One region of Thermococcus alcaliphilus genomic DNA includes:
- a CDS encoding 50S ribosomal protein L11 yields MAKKQIVEVLVEGGKATPGPPLGPAIGPLGLNVKQVVDRINEATKDFAGMQVPVKIIVDPVTRQFEIEVGTPPVSQLIKKELGLEKGSSEPTRNIVGDLTMEQVIKIAKAKKQQMLAADLKAAAKEVIGTALSMGVTVEGKDPREVQKEIDEGVYDEVFAKAE; encoded by the coding sequence ATGGCAAAAAAGCAAATTGTTGAAGTGTTGGTTGAAGGTGGTAAAGCTACTCCCGGTCCTCCATTGGGTCCAGCAATTGGTCCACTAGGATTGAACGTTAAGCAAGTAGTTGATAGGATAAACGAAGCGACAAAGGATTTTGCGGGAATGCAGGTTCCAGTTAAGATCATTGTAGACCCAGTGACGAGACAATTTGAGATTGAGGTTGGTACTCCTCCAGTAAGCCAGCTTATAAAGAAGGAGCTTGGCCTTGAGAAAGGCTCAAGCGAGCCAACAAGAAACATTGTGGGAGATTTAACAATGGAACAGGTTATCAAGATAGCAAAGGCAAAGAAGCAGCAAATGCTTGCAGCTGATCTAAAAGCTGCTGCCAAAGAAGTCATAGGAACGGCACTGAGCATGGGAGTTACCGTGGAAGGTAAAGATCCAAGAGAAGTGCAGAAGGAAATAGACGAAGGAGTTTATGATGAAGTGTTTGCAAAGGCAGAGTGA
- a CDS encoding transcription elongation factor Spt5, producing MESKIFAVRVTVGQEENTAKLIYSKAKTYNLPIRAILAPSKVRGYIFVEAAEKAAVDEAIRGIRHAKGTLPGEIAFSEIEHFLEEKPAVSGFEPGDIVELIAGPFKGEKAKVVRVDEAKDEIVVELIGAIVPIPVTVRGEYVRLISKRSEE from the coding sequence ATGGAGTCGAAGATATTTGCAGTAAGGGTAACAGTTGGACAGGAAGAGAACACTGCCAAGCTCATTTACAGTAAGGCAAAGACCTACAACCTGCCTATTAGGGCAATTTTAGCTCCTTCCAAGGTTAGAGGATACATCTTTGTTGAAGCTGCAGAGAAAGCAGCGGTGGATGAGGCAATCAGGGGCATCAGGCATGCAAAAGGAACCCTACCTGGTGAGATAGCCTTTAGCGAGATAGAGCACTTCCTTGAAGAGAAACCCGCAGTTAGCGGATTTGAACCTGGAGATATTGTCGAGCTTATTGCCGGTCCGTTTAAGGGAGAAAAGGCTAAGGTTGTCAGAGTTGATGAAGCAAAAGATGAGATTGTTGTTGAGCTCATCGGAGCTATAGTACCAATCCCCGTTACAGTTAGAGGGGAATACGTTAGGCTTATAAGCAAACGCTCAGAGGAGTAG
- a CDS encoding protein translocase SEC61 complex subunit gamma yields the protein MAESYTEKFKNFISESKRVFLVTKKPSWKEYKLAAKITGIGIILIGLIGMLIHIIGALIEGGA from the coding sequence ATGGCAGAGAGCTACACAGAAAAGTTTAAAAACTTCATATCTGAGTCGAAGAGAGTTTTCCTTGTGACCAAAAAGCCAAGTTGGAAGGAGTATAAGCTTGCTGCTAAGATAACGGGCATTGGGATTATTTTAATAGGCCTTATCGGCATGCTTATCCACATTATTGGTGCATTGATAGAAGGTGGGGCATAA
- the ftsZ gene encoding cell division protein FtsZ: protein MLKLIENAIERTSAEANAPVEVQAPSSDIDEELKKILEQVQAKIYVIGVGGAGCNTVNRMMEVGIQGAKIIAVNTDAQDLLKIKAHKKILIGKELTRGLGAGNNPKVGEEAAKESERDIRDALEGADMVFITCGLGGGTGTGAAPIVAELAKKMGALTVSVVTLPFTVEGIRRIKNAEYGLERLRKNSDTVIVIPNDKLMEVAPNLPIHMAFKVADEILVQAVKGITELITKPGLINLDFADVKAVMKDGGVAMIGIGESDSEKRALEAATQALNSPLLDVDISGAKGALISIAGSDVKLEEAQQIIELVTSKLDPEAQVIWGIQLDPDLEKTIRVMVVVTGVSSPYAVVEESEISYSPEEEKKVIKLDLTEL, encoded by the coding sequence ATGTTGAAACTAATTGAAAACGCGATAGAAAGAACCTCCGCCGAGGCAAATGCTCCAGTTGAAGTACAGGCCCCATCTTCTGACATTGATGAGGAGCTTAAGAAAATACTAGAGCAAGTGCAGGCAAAGATATATGTCATCGGTGTCGGTGGTGCAGGCTGTAACACCGTTAATAGAATGATGGAAGTTGGAATTCAAGGTGCCAAGATAATTGCTGTTAACACTGATGCTCAGGATCTTTTAAAGATAAAAGCTCACAAAAAGATACTCATTGGTAAAGAGCTTACAAGGGGGCTTGGTGCTGGAAACAACCCAAAAGTTGGCGAAGAGGCTGCAAAAGAAAGCGAGAGGGATATTAGAGATGCTCTTGAAGGAGCCGACATGGTCTTCATAACATGCGGTCTTGGAGGAGGAACTGGAACTGGTGCCGCTCCAATAGTTGCGGAGCTAGCAAAGAAAATGGGGGCGTTAACAGTTTCTGTAGTAACGCTTCCATTTACTGTTGAGGGAATAAGAAGAATTAAAAACGCTGAATATGGTCTTGAGAGGCTTAGAAAGAACAGCGACACTGTCATAGTCATTCCGAACGACAAGCTTATGGAAGTTGCGCCCAATTTGCCAATTCACATGGCATTCAAAGTTGCTGATGAAATTCTTGTTCAGGCTGTTAAGGGCATTACAGAACTAATTACAAAGCCAGGTCTAATTAACCTTGACTTTGCTGATGTAAAGGCGGTCATGAAAGACGGCGGCGTTGCAATGATTGGCATTGGTGAGAGCGATAGTGAAAAGAGGGCTTTGGAAGCAGCAACACAGGCATTAAACAGCCCATTGCTTGACGTCGACATAAGCGGTGCTAAAGGGGCTTTAATAAGCATTGCGGGAAGTGATGTTAAACTTGAAGAGGCACAACAGATAATTGAACTCGTGACAAGCAAGCTTGATCCAGAGGCTCAAGTGATATGGGGAATACAGCTTGATCCAGATCTTGAAAAGACAATTAGAGTAATGGTCGTTGTGACTGGAGTCAGCTCTCCATATGCAGTAGTTGAAGAATCTGAGATCTCATATTCCCCAGAGGAAGAAAAGAAAGTTATTAAGCTCGACTTAACCGAGCTTTAA
- a CDS encoding D-aminoacyl-tRNA deacylase, whose amino-acid sequence MKVIMTTSVDLASMNIKHKLIEHFGFKETEQEFDKNRVYRWGDALLLTTNREMIYYDNLDREIAKQLNITPEIIIFASRHSSQQKLPALTTHVTGNWGKAMYGGKDESLAIAEPKAMKLALLKLHELNTLDWTVCYEATHHGPSELEVPSLFIEIGSSEEEWKNEEAGEIVAETILYVLENYQKSKFKTAIGIGGGHYAPKQTKRALTSDIAFSHIAAKYAHPLSREMLVRAIERTSGNVDAIYVDWKGSKGETRQIARNLAEELGLEFIKD is encoded by the coding sequence ATGAAGGTTATAATGACAACCAGTGTTGATTTAGCATCCATGAACATTAAGCATAAGTTGATTGAACATTTTGGGTTCAAAGAGACAGAGCAGGAATTCGATAAGAATCGGGTTTATCGTTGGGGAGATGCTCTCCTCCTGACAACAAATAGGGAAATGATATACTACGATAATCTAGACAGAGAGATAGCAAAGCAGCTTAACATAACTCCGGAGATAATAATCTTCGCATCTAGGCATTCAAGTCAGCAAAAGCTCCCGGCTTTAACGACCCATGTAACTGGAAACTGGGGAAAGGCTATGTACGGAGGAAAAGATGAAAGCTTAGCTATTGCAGAACCCAAGGCAATGAAGCTTGCACTTCTAAAGTTGCATGAATTAAATACCCTGGATTGGACTGTATGCTACGAGGCAACACATCATGGTCCGAGTGAGCTTGAAGTGCCTTCTCTTTTTATAGAGATTGGCTCCAGCGAAGAGGAATGGAAAAACGAGGAAGCCGGAGAAATAGTTGCAGAGACGATTTTATACGTGTTGGAAAATTATCAAAAAAGCAAATTCAAAACTGCAATTGGGATTGGTGGAGGCCATTACGCTCCCAAACAAACAAAAAGAGCACTGACTTCGGATATTGCTTTTTCCCATATAGCCGCAAAGTACGCACATCCCTTGTCGAGGGAAATGCTTGTTAGGGCCATAGAAAGAACATCAGGGAACGTTGATGCTATTTATGTTGATTGGAAGGGTAGTAAAGGGGAAACCAGGCAAATTGCAAGGAATTTAGCTGAAGAACTAGGCTTGGAATTTATCAAAGACTAA